Proteins from one candidate division KSB1 bacterium genomic window:
- a CDS encoding co-chaperone GroES, producing MAFTIRPLHDRVMIKRLEDDVKKHGSIIIPDTAAEKPMKGEVLAVGKGKIRKDGTRQELTVKAGDKIVFSKWAGDEFEYDGQKFLILSEDDILAVIS from the coding sequence ATGGCATTCACCATTCGACCTTTGCATGATCGTGTGATGATCAAACGCCTGGAAGACGACGTCAAGAAGCACGGCAGCATCATCATTCCCGATACGGCCGCCGAGAAACCCATGAAGGGGGAAGTGCTGGCGGTGGGCAAGGGCAAGATCAGGAAGGATGGCACCCGCCAGGAATTGACCGTCAAGGCCGGGGACAAGATCGTATTTTCGAAGTGGGCGGGCGATGAGTTCGAATACGATGGTCAAAAATTCCTGATTTTGTCCGAAGACGACATTCTCGCCGTCATTTCCTGA
- a CDS encoding MFS transporter, translated as MILAPSQNQLSESQIEAGLRGVLKDGLTTQAMLTLSGGAFLVDFALQFGASNLLIGILAAIPFLAQLVQVPAIYLIEKLRARRLICVLSSGVGRAFLLLAAAIPFFSSGGAALAALIACILIYALFAAISGCSWNSWMRDLIPLDRLGGFFARRMAWMAGFGIVVNLAAAVFVDWYEAHAFAAKVYGYSALLFAGGLAGMLGVYFISTIPEPAMTAESRHLPFAVLLRQPFKDRNFRRLITFQGAWNFAINLAAPFFTVYMLKMLALDMRLIISLQVLSQVMNLLFFRIWGRLADRFSNKSVLSVSAPLYMICVFAFTFTTLPDKYVLTVPLLIFIHVFMGIATAGVTLATGNIGLKLAPQGQATAYLAANSLINSLAAGLAPILGGNFVDLFSGYALSWTLRWRSPAGEVAIETLDLQHWDFFFILACLLGLYAMHRLAKVKEVGEVEEEIVIVELIAEARRFMFSLSTIAGLRAALQFPFSLLAGGLKKRNNENNRRQELSG; from the coding sequence GTGATACTTGCCCCTTCCCAGAATCAACTGTCCGAGTCCCAGATAGAAGCCGGTCTGCGCGGCGTGCTCAAGGATGGTTTGACCACGCAGGCGATGTTGACCTTGAGCGGCGGCGCTTTTCTGGTGGATTTTGCCCTGCAGTTTGGCGCCTCCAATTTGCTGATTGGCATACTGGCCGCGATCCCCTTTTTGGCGCAGCTCGTGCAGGTGCCCGCGATTTATTTGATCGAAAAGCTGCGTGCCCGGCGCTTGATCTGCGTGTTGAGCTCCGGCGTGGGCCGCGCCTTTCTGCTGCTGGCGGCGGCCATCCCGTTTTTCTCGAGCGGCGGTGCGGCACTCGCCGCCCTGATTGCCTGCATTTTGATCTACGCCCTGTTCGCCGCGATCTCCGGCTGCAGTTGGAACTCCTGGATGCGTGATTTGATTCCGCTCGATCGTCTCGGCGGCTTTTTCGCCAGGCGCATGGCATGGATGGCGGGCTTCGGCATTGTGGTGAATCTGGCAGCCGCTGTCTTTGTCGATTGGTATGAAGCGCATGCCTTTGCCGCCAAAGTGTACGGCTACTCCGCCTTGCTGTTCGCCGGTGGACTCGCCGGCATGCTCGGGGTTTATTTCATCTCCACCATTCCCGAGCCCGCGATGACCGCGGAAAGCCGGCATCTGCCCTTTGCCGTGCTGTTGCGCCAGCCCTTCAAGGACCGCAATTTCAGAAGGCTGATCACCTTTCAAGGGGCCTGGAATTTCGCCATCAATCTCGCCGCCCCCTTTTTCACCGTCTACATGTTGAAGATGCTCGCGCTCGACATGCGACTGATCATCAGCCTGCAGGTGCTCAGCCAGGTGATGAATCTGCTCTTCTTTCGCATTTGGGGCAGGCTCGCCGACCGTTTCAGCAACAAATCCGTGCTCAGCGTCAGTGCGCCGCTTTACATGATCTGTGTTTTTGCCTTCACCTTCACCACCCTGCCGGACAAGTATGTGCTGACCGTGCCGCTGCTTATCTTCATTCACGTGTTCATGGGGATTGCCACGGCCGGCGTCACGCTGGCCACCGGCAACATCGGCTTGAAGCTGGCACCGCAAGGCCAGGCCACGGCCTATTTGGCCGCCAACAGTCTGATCAATTCCCTGGCCGCCGGCCTGGCCCCGATCCTGGGCGGCAATTTCGTGGATTTGTTCTCCGGTTATGCACTCTCGTGGACGTTGCGCTGGCGATCCCCCGCCGGTGAAGTCGCGATCGAAACGCTGGATTTGCAGCACTGGGATTTCTTTTTCATTCTCGCCTGCCTGCTCGGCTTGTATGCCATGCACCGCCTTGCGAAGGTGAAGGAAGTCGGCGAGGTGGAAGAGGAGATCGTGATCGTGGAGTTGATCGCCGAGGCCCGCCGTTTCATGTTCAGCCTGTCGACCATCGCCGGCTTGCGCGCTGCGCTGCAGTTCCCGTTTTCGCTGCTGGCGGGAGGCCTGAAAAAACGCAACAACGAAAATAACCGCCGCCAGGAGCTCTCTGGTTGA
- a CDS encoding anion transporter, which produces MSLNSLVVLIFVATYLGIAGGRLPGLQINRTGIAILGAIMMMVAGALSVEQATTTIDYSTLLLLFGLMILSAQLRVAGFYRLVARQVLAFAHRPFTLLIGIVLASAVLSGVFANDIVCLAFTPVLCEVAQTARRNPLPYLIALATSSNIGSVATLIGNPQNMFIGQISGLDFGQYSLLLAPVTLFGVAANVLVVRWIYRAEFTAGHEPAGPAMLPHELTAFKPDYRSIKKTLLITGLLLVAFLLGWRRDLCALAAAALLLPSRRNPSEKLFALVDWNLIMLFIALFVIIGTLQQRGLMAQALAGLVGAGIHLDQPVVFVTLCTLLSNLVSNVPAVLLMQDIPGEASRLWYLLALASTLAGNLTLLGSIANLIVAEKAASYGITLSFQEYVKVGLPLTLITVTAGTLWILFAT; this is translated from the coding sequence ATGTCACTCAACTCTCTCGTCGTTCTCATCTTTGTCGCCACCTATCTCGGCATTGCCGGCGGCCGGCTGCCCGGCTTACAGATCAACCGCACCGGCATCGCCATTTTGGGTGCCATCATGATGATGGTGGCGGGTGCGTTGTCCGTGGAACAGGCAACGACCACCATCGACTATTCCACCCTGCTGTTGTTGTTCGGCTTGATGATTCTCTCGGCGCAATTGCGCGTGGCCGGCTTCTACCGGCTGGTGGCCCGGCAGGTGCTGGCATTTGCCCACCGCCCGTTTACGTTGCTCATCGGCATCGTGCTGGCCAGCGCCGTGCTGTCGGGCGTGTTTGCCAATGACATTGTTTGTCTCGCCTTCACACCGGTGCTGTGCGAAGTCGCGCAAACCGCGCGACGCAACCCCCTGCCCTACTTGATTGCCCTGGCCACCTCCAGCAACATCGGCAGCGTCGCCACCCTGATTGGCAATCCGCAAAACATGTTCATCGGCCAGATTTCCGGCCTGGATTTTGGACAATACTCGCTGTTGCTGGCACCCGTGACGCTGTTCGGGGTGGCGGCCAATGTGCTGGTGGTGCGCTGGATTTATCGCGCCGAATTCACCGCCGGCCACGAGCCCGCCGGTCCCGCCATGTTGCCGCACGAGCTGACGGCTTTCAAACCCGATTATCGCTCGATCAAGAAAACACTGCTGATCACCGGCTTGTTGCTCGTGGCTTTTCTGCTCGGCTGGCGCCGTGATCTGTGCGCGCTGGCCGCCGCCGCCCTGCTGCTGCCCTCGCGCCGCAATCCCTCCGAAAAATTGTTTGCGCTGGTGGATTGGAATCTCATCATGCTGTTCATCGCGCTGTTCGTCATTATCGGCACGCTGCAGCAACGCGGTCTGATGGCGCAAGCGCTCGCCGGTTTGGTCGGTGCGGGCATTCACCTGGACCAGCCCGTGGTGTTCGTCACGCTGTGCACGTTGCTGTCGAATTTGGTCAGCAACGTGCCCGCCGTGTTGTTGATGCAGGATATTCCCGGTGAAGCGAGCCGGCTGTGGTATTTGCTCGCGCTGGCGAGCACGCTGGCGGGCAACCTGACCCTGCTCGGCAGCATCGCCAATCTCATCGTCGCGGAAAAGGCCGCCAGCTACGGCATCACACTCTCCTTCCAGGAGTACGTCAAGGTTGGCCTGCCATTGACGCTGATCACTGTGACGGCCGGTACGTTGTGGATTTTGTTTGCCACCTGA
- a CDS encoding N-acetylmuramoyl-L-alanine amidase: MIIALDPGHGGIFTGAIGTAPYELREKDVTLAICLKLKDLLKAAGHKVILTRSSDVHLAESIAEDLRRRAEIANRAAADLLVSVHCNAFSDPNPEGMETWHRLHSPASEKLARAIQAALMAKFSNHLNRGVKARDLLLFRHANMPACHVETEFLTNPAQLEFLASEFNQAAIAGAIAEGVLQVAKAAPARR; this comes from the coding sequence ATGATTATCGCGCTTGATCCGGGGCACGGTGGCATCTTCACCGGTGCCATCGGCACGGCACCCTACGAATTGCGCGAAAAGGACGTAACGCTCGCGATTTGCCTGAAACTGAAGGATCTGCTCAAGGCCGCCGGCCACAAGGTCATTCTGACGCGCAGCAGCGATGTGCACCTGGCTGAAAGCATAGCGGAGGATTTGCGCCGGCGTGCGGAAATTGCCAATCGCGCCGCGGCTGATTTGCTGGTCAGCGTTCATTGCAATGCGTTTTCCGATCCCAACCCCGAAGGCATGGAGACCTGGCATCGCCTGCATTCCCCGGCTTCGGAAAAGCTGGCGCGTGCCATCCAAGCCGCGCTGATGGCCAAATTCAGCAACCATCTCAACCGCGGGGTGAAGGCCAGGGATTTGTTGTTGTTCCGTCATGCCAATATGCCGGCATGTCACGTCGAGACGGAATTTCTCACCAACCCCGCCCAACTCGAGTTTCTTGCCTCGGAGTTCAATCAGGCGGCCATTGCCGGTGCCATCGCCGAAGGCGTGTTGCAGGTGGCCAAAGCGGCGCCCGCCCGCCGGTGA
- a CDS encoding P-loop NTPase, with translation MSLMDDTAAWNDVFVRVNDKQYGPFSPQELRSLASTGGFRPSDEVWDDEDGRWVPATELRSLQPLFESGANAPSEGGKRIIAVGGGKGGVGKTVLTASLGVGLASLGREVVLVDADLGGANLHTVMGMLEPERTFHDFYTLKVDHLNDIALPTPIAGLRLISGACGTLGLANPKYAQKLRFIKQLRSIPADFILLDLGAGSSYNVIDFFLAADEGIVVTNPEPTAIQECFNFLRVCQLRRLRLAFQDNPAVTAILNDEEVDKPGRLNLTTSQLLDKVRAAAPEAGRLMQTMVESQRVKLILNMVREKDDLKEGLAIQTAAAELLALEVDYLGFVSHDPAVRTAVRELKPFLLADPGSPAAQDLARLISVKLLGTHSVVKSFWEKRRLRRQLLEQRAEYPELHLQAQAPICSIKCFYWDDCEYQNGGHPCSVRQLEPIFKS, from the coding sequence ATGAGTCTGATGGATGACACCGCTGCGTGGAATGATGTCTTTGTCCGGGTGAACGACAAACAATACGGGCCGTTTTCCCCGCAGGAATTGCGCTCGCTGGCGAGCACGGGCGGCTTTCGGCCCTCCGATGAGGTGTGGGATGATGAAGACGGCCGGTGGGTGCCGGCCACGGAATTGCGCTCGCTGCAACCCTTGTTCGAGAGCGGGGCCAATGCCCCTTCTGAAGGCGGCAAGCGCATCATTGCCGTGGGCGGCGGCAAGGGCGGGGTCGGCAAAACCGTGCTGACCGCCTCGCTGGGGGTGGGCCTCGCCAGTCTGGGCAGGGAGGTGGTGCTGGTCGATGCCGACTTGGGCGGCGCCAACTTGCACACAGTGATGGGCATGCTCGAACCGGAACGGACCTTTCACGACTTTTACACGCTCAAGGTTGATCATCTCAATGACATTGCCCTGCCCACGCCGATTGCGGGGCTGCGCCTGATCAGCGGCGCCTGCGGCACGCTCGGTCTGGCCAATCCCAAATACGCACAGAAACTGCGCTTCATCAAGCAACTGCGCAGCATCCCGGCCGATTTTATCCTGCTCGATCTTGGCGCCGGTTCCTCCTACAACGTCATCGATTTCTTTCTGGCGGCGGATGAGGGTATTGTCGTCACCAATCCCGAACCGACCGCCATTCAGGAATGCTTCAACTTTCTGCGCGTTTGCCAACTGCGGCGTTTGCGGCTGGCGTTCCAGGACAATCCCGCGGTCACCGCCATCCTTAACGATGAAGAGGTGGACAAACCCGGCCGCCTGAATCTGACCACCAGCCAGTTGCTCGACAAGGTCCGCGCCGCGGCGCCGGAGGCCGGCCGGTTGATGCAGACGATGGTGGAATCCCAGCGCGTGAAATTGATTTTGAACATGGTGCGCGAGAAGGATGACCTCAAAGAGGGGCTGGCGATTCAAACCGCGGCCGCGGAGTTGCTCGCTCTGGAGGTCGATTATCTCGGTTTTGTCTCCCATGATCCGGCCGTGCGCACCGCGGTGCGCGAGTTGAAACCCTTCCTGCTGGCGGATCCCGGCTCGCCGGCCGCCCAGGATCTCGCCCGGCTCATCAGCGTCAAGCTGCTGGGCACGCATTCCGTGGTCAAAAGTTTTTGGGAAAAACGCCGGCTGCGCCGGCAGTTGCTGGAGCAGCGCGCGGAATATCCCGAGTTGCATTTGCAGGCACAGGCGCCGATTTGTTCAATCAAGTGCTTCTACTGGGATGACTGCGAATATCAAAACGGCGGGCATCCCTGTTCCGTACGCCAGCTCGAGCCGATCTTCAAATCCTGA
- a CDS encoding flavodoxin family protein codes for MTTVLAFCWLALLALRGEVRGQDSVTVLIVYHSEHGHTAALAEAVARGARHVRGAVVELLPVAQASPSRVLAADAVILGCPVHNANVTPALQAFINRWPFAGAPLRDKIGAAFVTAGGISAGEELVQMNILHAMLIFGMIVVGGPDWRSAFGASAVVAEEPFSATRDSTLVAAPFLVKGEALGRRVAEVALRWRRGGTR; via the coding sequence ATGACAACCGTTCTCGCTTTTTGCTGGCTCGCGCTGCTGGCGCTGCGCGGCGAGGTGCGCGGCCAGGACAGCGTGACCGTGCTCATCGTTTACCACTCCGAACATGGTCACACTGCGGCGCTGGCGGAAGCCGTGGCGCGGGGTGCGCGCCACGTGCGCGGCGCGGTGGTGGAATTGCTGCCGGTCGCGCAAGCCTCCCCCTCGAGGGTGCTCGCTGCCGATGCCGTGATTCTCGGCTGTCCGGTGCACAATGCCAATGTGACACCGGCGCTGCAAGCGTTCATCAACCGCTGGCCGTTTGCGGGCGCCCCGCTGCGCGACAAGATCGGCGCGGCCTTTGTCACGGCCGGTGGCATTTCCGCCGGTGAAGAACTGGTGCAGATGAACATTCTGCACGCCATGTTGATCTTCGGCATGATCGTGGTGGGCGGGCCGGATTGGCGCTCGGCCTTCGGCGCCTCGGCGGTCGTGGCAGAGGAGCCTTTCAGTGCAACCCGCGACTCAACGCTGGTGGCGGCGCCATTTCTCGTCAAAGGCGAGGCCCTGGGCCGGCGCGTGGCGGAGGTGGCGCTGCGCTGGCGGCGCGGTGGGACCCGTTGA
- a CDS encoding enoyl-CoA hydratase-related protein: MSDKKLVNYSTDGGLAIIELTCPPANTYTYEMMKQLDAAILDARMDDSVHVILLKGAGDKFFCAGADIRMLQEVTPRFKYFFCLHANETLNRLEQTPKLVIAALNGHCVGGGLEIAMAADIRLAKKGAGKIGLPEVTLGVLPGTGGTQRLARLVGKARALEIMTTGRIFEFEEAEQMGLVNHVFPAEGFWEKVLEYARQFLPPNKASKAVGLIKRAVQSGLEVSFSEGLALERELQQQLFQSEDAREGLSAYNEKRKASFAGK, encoded by the coding sequence ATGTCCGATAAGAAGCTGGTGAACTATTCCACCGATGGCGGTCTGGCCATCATCGAATTGACCTGCCCGCCGGCAAACACCTACACCTATGAGATGATGAAGCAGTTGGACGCCGCCATTCTCGATGCCCGCATGGATGACAGCGTGCATGTCATCCTTCTCAAGGGTGCGGGCGACAAGTTTTTTTGCGCCGGCGCCGACATCCGCATGTTGCAGGAGGTGACGCCACGCTTCAAATACTTCTTCTGTCTGCACGCCAACGAGACGCTGAACCGCCTGGAGCAAACTCCCAAACTGGTGATCGCCGCGTTGAACGGCCATTGCGTCGGCGGCGGTCTGGAAATCGCCATGGCCGCGGATATCCGTTTGGCGAAAAAGGGTGCGGGCAAGATCGGTTTGCCGGAGGTGACGCTGGGTGTGCTGCCAGGCACGGGCGGCACGCAGCGGCTGGCGCGTTTGGTTGGCAAGGCGCGCGCCCTCGAGATCATGACTACCGGCCGCATCTTTGAATTCGAAGAGGCCGAGCAGATGGGGTTGGTCAACCATGTTTTTCCCGCGGAAGGGTTCTGGGAAAAAGTGCTGGAATATGCCCGCCAATTCCTGCCGCCCAACAAGGCCAGCAAGGCGGTGGGCTTGATCAAGCGGGCGGTGCAATCGGGTCTGGAGGTTTCCTTCAGCGAGGGGCTGGCCCTCGAGCGCGAGCTGCAGCAACAGCTTTTCCAGAGTGAAGACGCCAGGGAAGGTCTGAGCGCCTACAACGAAAAGCGCAAGGCCAGCTTCGCGGGCAAGTGA